The following are encoded together in the Panicum virgatum strain AP13 chromosome 6K, P.virgatum_v5, whole genome shotgun sequence genome:
- the LOC120712218 gene encoding uncharacterized protein LOC120712218 isoform X1, whose amino-acid sequence MAARSHPPSLPGALPACVSSAPSLLTARSPAMAARPALPSPPRAIPLPVGRPRAVHDRTAHGEAGAQTRQWPVKGHGGGRPARGHGGGRRAPHRNPAARQRRAPPPRAVNETSSSEYLRFGSPAAGSALNLGGSTPSLAGSASAHSPFLQPPPSRTPAYGCGRGRCQARRLRPPATALTRAGCGLRRPSCPAAGASQEWPRGCCLTRSAPSLADPPAIARAGLIPGFLLSALFDVVVFFLSGLSAVRHCCPPRTPESQVETNGQVVPGPEYESPNLNGSIGTSSPQEHLTGILLLPPAQHCSNELPFLHFRPPKQIWEVVLPCCSRHLQVRNCWIRAPRQGRGVSCIMESLVHIMFLPQLLHMIQMFSSCAASALPPLQGKKYAAALAPFLISQKVCSFRSSATQGCINKH is encoded by the exons ATGGCGGCGCGCAGccatcctccctccctccccggcgCGCTGCCGGCCTGCGTGAGCTCGGCTCCATCCCTCCTCACCGCGCGCTCCCCGGCCATGGCAGCGAGGCcggccctcccctcccctccccgcgccATCCCCCTCCCTGTTGGCCGTCCACGAGCCGTCCATGACAGAACGGCGCACGGCGAGGCTGGCGCCCAAACGCGGCAGTGGCCCGTgaagggccatggcggcgggagacccgcgcggggccatggcggcggccgccgtgctCCGCACCGGAACCCTGCAGCGAGGCAacgccgagctccgcctccaCGCGCAGTCAACGAGACCAGCAGCAGCGAATACCTCCGCTTTGGGAGtccggcggccggatccgccctAAACCTCGGCGGATCTACGCCTTCCTTGGCCGGATCTGCTTCAGCGCACTCCCCTttcctgcagccgccgccgtcacgcACGCCGGCTTATggctgcggccgcggccgctgtCAAGCGCGCCGGCTGCGTCCTCCGGCCACCGCCCTCACCCGCGCCGGTTGCGGCCTCCGGCGGCCGTCGTGCCCCGCAGCCGGAGCCTCCCAAGAGTGGCCCCGCGGCTGCTGCCTCACAAGATCCGCTCCATCCCTCGCGGATCCGCCCGCTATCGCGCGCGCTGGTCTGATTCCTGGCTTCCTCCTCAGCGCCTTGTTCGACGTTGTGGTCTTCTTCCTCAGCGGCCTGTCTGCCGTCCGCCATTGCTGTCCGCCCAGAACTCCTGAATCTCAG GTTGAAACTAATGGTCAGGTTGTACCTGGGCCTGAATATGAAAGTCCTAACCTGAATGGCTCCATTGGAACCTCCTCTCCTCAGGAGCACCTGACAG GTATTCTGCTTCTACCACCAGCACAGCATTGCTCAAACGAACTACCTTTCCTGCATTTTAG ACCACCAAAGCAGATTTGGGAGGTAGTACTCCCATGCTGTTCAAGACATTTACAG GTAAGGAATTGCTGGATTCGAGCGCCAAG GCAAGGAAGGGGCGTCTCTTGCATCATGGAGTCTCTGGTTCACATTATGTTTCTTCCCCAGCTCCTCCACATGATTCAGATGTTCTCATCATGTGCTGCTTCTGCCCTCCCTCCATTGCAAGGGAAAAAATATGCCGCTGCTTTGGCCCCGTTCCTCATAAGTCAAAAAG TGTGCTCATTCAGGTCAAGCGCTACACAAGGGTGCATAAATAAGCACTGA
- the LOC120712218 gene encoding translation initiation factor IF-2-like isoform X12 gives MAARSHPPSLPGALPACVSSAPSLLTARSPAMAARPALPSPPRAIPLPVGRPRAVHDRTAHGEAGAQTRQWPVKGHGGGRPARGHGGGRRAPHRNPAARQRRAPPPRAVNETSSSEYLRFGSPAAGSALNLGGSTPSLAGSASAHSPFLQPPPSRTPAYGCGRGRCQARRLRPPATALTRAGCGLRRPSCPAAGASQEWPRGCCLTRSAPSLADPPAIARAGLIPGFLLSALFDVVVFFLSGLSAVRHCCPPRTPESQTTKADLGGSTPMLFKTFTGKELLDSSAKNQSKEKKTAILLYLKDLMVSCPSCAYNTSPVPGGLRF, from the exons ATGGCGGCGCGCAGccatcctccctccctccccggcgCGCTGCCGGCCTGCGTGAGCTCGGCTCCATCCCTCCTCACCGCGCGCTCCCCGGCCATGGCAGCGAGGCcggccctcccctcccctccccgcgccATCCCCCTCCCTGTTGGCCGTCCACGAGCCGTCCATGACAGAACGGCGCACGGCGAGGCTGGCGCCCAAACGCGGCAGTGGCCCGTgaagggccatggcggcgggagacccgcgcggggccatggcggcggccgccgtgctCCGCACCGGAACCCTGCAGCGAGGCAacgccgagctccgcctccaCGCGCAGTCAACGAGACCAGCAGCAGCGAATACCTCCGCTTTGGGAGtccggcggccggatccgccctAAACCTCGGCGGATCTACGCCTTCCTTGGCCGGATCTGCTTCAGCGCACTCCCCTttcctgcagccgccgccgtcacgcACGCCGGCTTATggctgcggccgcggccgctgtCAAGCGCGCCGGCTGCGTCCTCCGGCCACCGCCCTCACCCGCGCCGGTTGCGGCCTCCGGCGGCCGTCGTGCCCCGCAGCCGGAGCCTCCCAAGAGTGGCCCCGCGGCTGCTGCCTCACAAGATCCGCTCCATCCCTCGCGGATCCGCCCGCTATCGCGCGCGCTGGTCTGATTCCTGGCTTCCTCCTCAGCGCCTTGTTCGACGTTGTGGTCTTCTTCCTCAGCGGCCTGTCTGCCGTCCGCCATTGCTGTCCGCCCAGAACTCCTGAATCTCAG ACCACCAAAGCAGATTTGGGAGGTAGTACTCCCATGCTGTTCAAGACATTTACAG GTAAGGAATTGCTGGATTCGAGCGCCAAG AATCAAAGCAAGGAAAAAAAGACTGCCATTCTACTGTATTTGAAAGACTTGATGGTGTCCTGCCCCTCCTGCGCCTACAACACTAGTCCTGTACCTGGCGGCCTCCGATTTTGA
- the LOC120712218 gene encoding uncharacterized protein LOC120712218 isoform X6 has product MAARSHPPSLPGALPACVSSAPSLLTARSPAMAARPALPSPPRAIPLPVGRPRAVHDRTAHGEAGAQTRQWPVKGHGGGRPARGHGGGRRAPHRNPAARQRRAPPPRAVNETSSSEYLRFGSPAAGSALNLGGSTPSLAGSASAHSPFLQPPPSRTPAYGCGRGRCQARRLRPPATALTRAGCGLRRPSCPAAGASQEWPRGCCLTRSAPSLADPPAIARAGLIPGFLLSALFDVVVFFLSGLSAVRHCCPPRTPESQTTKADLGGSTPMLFKTFTGKELLDSSAKARKGRLLHHGVSGSHYVSSPAPPHDSDVLIMCCFCPPSIAREKICRCFGPVPHKSKSVLIQVKRYTRVHK; this is encoded by the exons ATGGCGGCGCGCAGccatcctccctccctccccggcgCGCTGCCGGCCTGCGTGAGCTCGGCTCCATCCCTCCTCACCGCGCGCTCCCCGGCCATGGCAGCGAGGCcggccctcccctcccctccccgcgccATCCCCCTCCCTGTTGGCCGTCCACGAGCCGTCCATGACAGAACGGCGCACGGCGAGGCTGGCGCCCAAACGCGGCAGTGGCCCGTgaagggccatggcggcgggagacccgcgcggggccatggcggcggccgccgtgctCCGCACCGGAACCCTGCAGCGAGGCAacgccgagctccgcctccaCGCGCAGTCAACGAGACCAGCAGCAGCGAATACCTCCGCTTTGGGAGtccggcggccggatccgccctAAACCTCGGCGGATCTACGCCTTCCTTGGCCGGATCTGCTTCAGCGCACTCCCCTttcctgcagccgccgccgtcacgcACGCCGGCTTATggctgcggccgcggccgctgtCAAGCGCGCCGGCTGCGTCCTCCGGCCACCGCCCTCACCCGCGCCGGTTGCGGCCTCCGGCGGCCGTCGTGCCCCGCAGCCGGAGCCTCCCAAGAGTGGCCCCGCGGCTGCTGCCTCACAAGATCCGCTCCATCCCTCGCGGATCCGCCCGCTATCGCGCGCGCTGGTCTGATTCCTGGCTTCCTCCTCAGCGCCTTGTTCGACGTTGTGGTCTTCTTCCTCAGCGGCCTGTCTGCCGTCCGCCATTGCTGTCCGCCCAGAACTCCTGAATCTCAG ACCACCAAAGCAGATTTGGGAGGTAGTACTCCCATGCTGTTCAAGACATTTACAG GTAAGGAATTGCTGGATTCGAGCGCCAAG GCAAGGAAGGGGCGTCTCTTGCATCATGGAGTCTCTGGTTCACATTATGTTTCTTCCCCAGCTCCTCCACATGATTCAGATGTTCTCATCATGTGCTGCTTCTGCCCTCCCTCCATTGCAAGGGAAAAAATATGCCGCTGCTTTGGCCCCGTTCCTCATAAGTCAAAAAG TGTGCTCATTCAGGTCAAGCGCTACACAAGGGTGCATAAATAA
- the LOC120712218 gene encoding uncharacterized protein LOC120712218 isoform X2, giving the protein MAARSHPPSLPGALPACVSSAPSLLTARSPAMAARPALPSPPRAIPLPVGRPRAVHDRTAHGEAGAQTRQWPVKGHGGGRPARGHGGGRRAPHRNPAARQRRAPPPRAVNETSSSEYLRFGSPAAGSALNLGGSTPSLAGSASAHSPFLQPPPSRTPAYGCGRGRCQARRLRPPATALTRAGCGLRRPSCPAAGASQEWPRGCCLTRSAPSLADPPAIARAGLIPGFLLSALFDVVVFFLSGLSAVRHCCPPRTPESQVETNGQVVPGPEYESPNLNGSIGTSSPQEHLTGILLLPPAQHCSNELPFLHFRPPKQIWEVVLPCCSRHLQVRNCWIRAPRQGRGVSCIMESLVHIMFLPQLLHMIQMFSSCAASALPPLQGKKYAAALAPFLISQKGQALHKGA; this is encoded by the exons ATGGCGGCGCGCAGccatcctccctccctccccggcgCGCTGCCGGCCTGCGTGAGCTCGGCTCCATCCCTCCTCACCGCGCGCTCCCCGGCCATGGCAGCGAGGCcggccctcccctcccctccccgcgccATCCCCCTCCCTGTTGGCCGTCCACGAGCCGTCCATGACAGAACGGCGCACGGCGAGGCTGGCGCCCAAACGCGGCAGTGGCCCGTgaagggccatggcggcgggagacccgcgcggggccatggcggcggccgccgtgctCCGCACCGGAACCCTGCAGCGAGGCAacgccgagctccgcctccaCGCGCAGTCAACGAGACCAGCAGCAGCGAATACCTCCGCTTTGGGAGtccggcggccggatccgccctAAACCTCGGCGGATCTACGCCTTCCTTGGCCGGATCTGCTTCAGCGCACTCCCCTttcctgcagccgccgccgtcacgcACGCCGGCTTATggctgcggccgcggccgctgtCAAGCGCGCCGGCTGCGTCCTCCGGCCACCGCCCTCACCCGCGCCGGTTGCGGCCTCCGGCGGCCGTCGTGCCCCGCAGCCGGAGCCTCCCAAGAGTGGCCCCGCGGCTGCTGCCTCACAAGATCCGCTCCATCCCTCGCGGATCCGCCCGCTATCGCGCGCGCTGGTCTGATTCCTGGCTTCCTCCTCAGCGCCTTGTTCGACGTTGTGGTCTTCTTCCTCAGCGGCCTGTCTGCCGTCCGCCATTGCTGTCCGCCCAGAACTCCTGAATCTCAG GTTGAAACTAATGGTCAGGTTGTACCTGGGCCTGAATATGAAAGTCCTAACCTGAATGGCTCCATTGGAACCTCCTCTCCTCAGGAGCACCTGACAG GTATTCTGCTTCTACCACCAGCACAGCATTGCTCAAACGAACTACCTTTCCTGCATTTTAG ACCACCAAAGCAGATTTGGGAGGTAGTACTCCCATGCTGTTCAAGACATTTACAG GTAAGGAATTGCTGGATTCGAGCGCCAAG GCAAGGAAGGGGCGTCTCTTGCATCATGGAGTCTCTGGTTCACATTATGTTTCTTCCCCAGCTCCTCCACATGATTCAGATGTTCTCATCATGTGCTGCTTCTGCCCTCCCTCCATTGCAAGGGAAAAAATATGCCGCTGCTTTGGCCCCGTTCCTCATAAGTCAAAAAG GTCAAGCGCTACACAAGGGTGCATAA
- the LOC120712218 gene encoding translation initiation factor IF-2-like isoform X9, translating to MAARSHPPSLPGALPACVSSAPSLLTARSPAMAARPALPSPPRAIPLPVGRPRAVHDRTAHGEAGAQTRQWPVKGHGGGRPARGHGGGRRAPHRNPAARQRRAPPPRAVNETSSSEYLRFGSPAAGSALNLGGSTPSLAGSASAHSPFLQPPPSRTPAYGCGRGRCQARRLRPPATALTRAGCGLRRPSCPAAGASQEWPRGCCLTRSAPSLADPPAIARAGLIPGFLLSALFDVVVFFLSGLSAVRHCCPPRTPESQTTKADLGGSTPMLFKTFTVINTKITGKELLDSSAKNQSKEKKTAILLYLKDLMVSCPSCAYNTSPVPGGLRF from the exons ATGGCGGCGCGCAGccatcctccctccctccccggcgCGCTGCCGGCCTGCGTGAGCTCGGCTCCATCCCTCCTCACCGCGCGCTCCCCGGCCATGGCAGCGAGGCcggccctcccctcccctccccgcgccATCCCCCTCCCTGTTGGCCGTCCACGAGCCGTCCATGACAGAACGGCGCACGGCGAGGCTGGCGCCCAAACGCGGCAGTGGCCCGTgaagggccatggcggcgggagacccgcgcggggccatggcggcggccgccgtgctCCGCACCGGAACCCTGCAGCGAGGCAacgccgagctccgcctccaCGCGCAGTCAACGAGACCAGCAGCAGCGAATACCTCCGCTTTGGGAGtccggcggccggatccgccctAAACCTCGGCGGATCTACGCCTTCCTTGGCCGGATCTGCTTCAGCGCACTCCCCTttcctgcagccgccgccgtcacgcACGCCGGCTTATggctgcggccgcggccgctgtCAAGCGCGCCGGCTGCGTCCTCCGGCCACCGCCCTCACCCGCGCCGGTTGCGGCCTCCGGCGGCCGTCGTGCCCCGCAGCCGGAGCCTCCCAAGAGTGGCCCCGCGGCTGCTGCCTCACAAGATCCGCTCCATCCCTCGCGGATCCGCCCGCTATCGCGCGCGCTGGTCTGATTCCTGGCTTCCTCCTCAGCGCCTTGTTCGACGTTGTGGTCTTCTTCCTCAGCGGCCTGTCTGCCGTCCGCCATTGCTGTCCGCCCAGAACTCCTGAATCTCAG ACCACCAAAGCAGATTTGGGAGGTAGTACTCCCATGCTGTTCAAGACATTTACAG TGATCAACACAAAAATTACAGGTAAGGAATTGCTGGATTCGAGCGCCAAG AATCAAAGCAAGGAAAAAAAGACTGCCATTCTACTGTATTTGAAAGACTTGATGGTGTCCTGCCCCTCCTGCGCCTACAACACTAGTCCTGTACCTGGCGGCCTCCGATTTTGA
- the LOC120712218 gene encoding translation initiation factor IF-2-like isoform X14 codes for MAARSHPPSLPGALPACVSSAPSLLTARSPAMAARPALPSPPRAIPLPVGRPRAVHDRTAHGEAGAQTRQWPVKGHGGGRPARGHGGGRRAPHRNPAARQRRAPPPRAVNETSSSEYLRFGSPAAGSALNLGGSTPSLAGSASAHSPFLQPPPSRTPAYGCGRGRCQARRLRPPATALTRAGCGLRRPSCPAAGASQEWPRGCCLTRSAPSLADPPAIARAGLIPGFLLSALFDVVVFFLSGLSAVRHCCPPRTPESQTTKADLGGSTPMLFKTFTEMHGAVC; via the exons ATGGCGGCGCGCAGccatcctccctccctccccggcgCGCTGCCGGCCTGCGTGAGCTCGGCTCCATCCCTCCTCACCGCGCGCTCCCCGGCCATGGCAGCGAGGCcggccctcccctcccctccccgcgccATCCCCCTCCCTGTTGGCCGTCCACGAGCCGTCCATGACAGAACGGCGCACGGCGAGGCTGGCGCCCAAACGCGGCAGTGGCCCGTgaagggccatggcggcgggagacccgcgcggggccatggcggcggccgccgtgctCCGCACCGGAACCCTGCAGCGAGGCAacgccgagctccgcctccaCGCGCAGTCAACGAGACCAGCAGCAGCGAATACCTCCGCTTTGGGAGtccggcggccggatccgccctAAACCTCGGCGGATCTACGCCTTCCTTGGCCGGATCTGCTTCAGCGCACTCCCCTttcctgcagccgccgccgtcacgcACGCCGGCTTATggctgcggccgcggccgctgtCAAGCGCGCCGGCTGCGTCCTCCGGCCACCGCCCTCACCCGCGCCGGTTGCGGCCTCCGGCGGCCGTCGTGCCCCGCAGCCGGAGCCTCCCAAGAGTGGCCCCGCGGCTGCTGCCTCACAAGATCCGCTCCATCCCTCGCGGATCCGCCCGCTATCGCGCGCGCTGGTCTGATTCCTGGCTTCCTCCTCAGCGCCTTGTTCGACGTTGTGGTCTTCTTCCTCAGCGGCCTGTCTGCCGTCCGCCATTGCTGTCCGCCCAGAACTCCTGAATCTCAG ACCACCAAAGCAGATTTGGGAGGTAGTACTCCCATGCTGTTCAAGACATTTACAG AGATGCATGGAGCAGTATGCTGA
- the LOC120712218 gene encoding uncharacterized protein LOC120712218 isoform X4: MAARSHPPSLPGALPACVSSAPSLLTARSPAMAARPALPSPPRAIPLPVGRPRAVHDRTAHGEAGAQTRQWPVKGHGGGRPARGHGGGRRAPHRNPAARQRRAPPPRAVNETSSSEYLRFGSPAAGSALNLGGSTPSLAGSASAHSPFLQPPPSRTPAYGCGRGRCQARRLRPPATALTRAGCGLRRPSCPAAGASQEWPRGCCLTRSAPSLADPPAIARAGLIPGFLLSALFDVVVFFLSGLSAVRHCCPPRTPESQTTKADLGGSTPMLFKTFTVINTKITGKELLDSSAKARKGRLLHHGVSGSHYVSSPAPPHDSDVLIMCCFCPPSIAREKICRCFGPVPHKSKRSSATQGCINKH; encoded by the exons ATGGCGGCGCGCAGccatcctccctccctccccggcgCGCTGCCGGCCTGCGTGAGCTCGGCTCCATCCCTCCTCACCGCGCGCTCCCCGGCCATGGCAGCGAGGCcggccctcccctcccctccccgcgccATCCCCCTCCCTGTTGGCCGTCCACGAGCCGTCCATGACAGAACGGCGCACGGCGAGGCTGGCGCCCAAACGCGGCAGTGGCCCGTgaagggccatggcggcgggagacccgcgcggggccatggcggcggccgccgtgctCCGCACCGGAACCCTGCAGCGAGGCAacgccgagctccgcctccaCGCGCAGTCAACGAGACCAGCAGCAGCGAATACCTCCGCTTTGGGAGtccggcggccggatccgccctAAACCTCGGCGGATCTACGCCTTCCTTGGCCGGATCTGCTTCAGCGCACTCCCCTttcctgcagccgccgccgtcacgcACGCCGGCTTATggctgcggccgcggccgctgtCAAGCGCGCCGGCTGCGTCCTCCGGCCACCGCCCTCACCCGCGCCGGTTGCGGCCTCCGGCGGCCGTCGTGCCCCGCAGCCGGAGCCTCCCAAGAGTGGCCCCGCGGCTGCTGCCTCACAAGATCCGCTCCATCCCTCGCGGATCCGCCCGCTATCGCGCGCGCTGGTCTGATTCCTGGCTTCCTCCTCAGCGCCTTGTTCGACGTTGTGGTCTTCTTCCTCAGCGGCCTGTCTGCCGTCCGCCATTGCTGTCCGCCCAGAACTCCTGAATCTCAG ACCACCAAAGCAGATTTGGGAGGTAGTACTCCCATGCTGTTCAAGACATTTACAG TGATCAACACAAAAATTACAGGTAAGGAATTGCTGGATTCGAGCGCCAAG GCAAGGAAGGGGCGTCTCTTGCATCATGGAGTCTCTGGTTCACATTATGTTTCTTCCCCAGCTCCTCCACATGATTCAGATGTTCTCATCATGTGCTGCTTCTGCCCTCCCTCCATTGCAAGGGAAAAAATATGCCGCTGCTTTGGCCCCGTTCCTCATAAGTCAAAAAG GTCAAGCGCTACACAAGGGTGCATAAATAAGCACTGA
- the LOC120712218 gene encoding uncharacterized protein LOC120712218 isoform X5 yields the protein MAARSHPPSLPGALPACVSSAPSLLTARSPAMAARPALPSPPRAIPLPVGRPRAVHDRTAHGEAGAQTRQWPVKGHGGGRPARGHGGGRRAPHRNPAARQRRAPPPRAVNETSSSEYLRFGSPAAGSALNLGGSTPSLAGSASAHSPFLQPPPSRTPAYGCGRGRCQARRLRPPATALTRAGCGLRRPSCPAAGASQEWPRGCCLTRSAPSLADPPAIARAGLIPGFLLSALFDVVVFFLSGLSAVRHCCPPRTPESQVETNGQVVPGPEYESPNLNGSIGTSSPQEHLTGILLLPPAQHCSNELPFLHFRPPKQIWEVVLPCCSRHLQRCMEQYAEIFSQVVTVQKIKARKKRLPFYCI from the exons ATGGCGGCGCGCAGccatcctccctccctccccggcgCGCTGCCGGCCTGCGTGAGCTCGGCTCCATCCCTCCTCACCGCGCGCTCCCCGGCCATGGCAGCGAGGCcggccctcccctcccctccccgcgccATCCCCCTCCCTGTTGGCCGTCCACGAGCCGTCCATGACAGAACGGCGCACGGCGAGGCTGGCGCCCAAACGCGGCAGTGGCCCGTgaagggccatggcggcgggagacccgcgcggggccatggcggcggccgccgtgctCCGCACCGGAACCCTGCAGCGAGGCAacgccgagctccgcctccaCGCGCAGTCAACGAGACCAGCAGCAGCGAATACCTCCGCTTTGGGAGtccggcggccggatccgccctAAACCTCGGCGGATCTACGCCTTCCTTGGCCGGATCTGCTTCAGCGCACTCCCCTttcctgcagccgccgccgtcacgcACGCCGGCTTATggctgcggccgcggccgctgtCAAGCGCGCCGGCTGCGTCCTCCGGCCACCGCCCTCACCCGCGCCGGTTGCGGCCTCCGGCGGCCGTCGTGCCCCGCAGCCGGAGCCTCCCAAGAGTGGCCCCGCGGCTGCTGCCTCACAAGATCCGCTCCATCCCTCGCGGATCCGCCCGCTATCGCGCGCGCTGGTCTGATTCCTGGCTTCCTCCTCAGCGCCTTGTTCGACGTTGTGGTCTTCTTCCTCAGCGGCCTGTCTGCCGTCCGCCATTGCTGTCCGCCCAGAACTCCTGAATCTCAG GTTGAAACTAATGGTCAGGTTGTACCTGGGCCTGAATATGAAAGTCCTAACCTGAATGGCTCCATTGGAACCTCCTCTCCTCAGGAGCACCTGACAG GTATTCTGCTTCTACCACCAGCACAGCATTGCTCAAACGAACTACCTTTCCTGCATTTTAG ACCACCAAAGCAGATTTGGGAGGTAGTACTCCCATGCTGTTCAAGACATTTACAG AGATGCATGGAGCAGTATGCTGAAATCTTTTCGCAAGTTGTCACTGTTCAAAA AATCAAAGCAAGGAAAAAAAGACTGCCATTCTACTGTATTTGA
- the LOC120712218 gene encoding uncharacterized protein LOC120712218 isoform X7: MAARSHPPSLPGALPACVSSAPSLLTARSPAMAARPALPSPPRAIPLPVGRPRAVHDRTAHGEAGAQTRQWPVKGHGGGRPARGHGGGRRAPHRNPAARQRRAPPPRAVNETSSSEYLRFGSPAAGSALNLGGSTPSLAGSASAHSPFLQPPPSRTPAYGCGRGRCQARRLRPPATALTRAGCGLRRPSCPAAGASQEWPRGCCLTRSAPSLADPPAIARAGLIPGFLLSALFDVVVFFLSGLSAVRHCCPPRTPESQVETNGQVVPGPEYESPNLNGSIGTSSPQEHLTGILLLPPAQHCSNELPFLHFRPPKQIWEVVLPCCSRHLQVRNCWIRAPRIKARKKRLPFYCI; this comes from the exons ATGGCGGCGCGCAGccatcctccctccctccccggcgCGCTGCCGGCCTGCGTGAGCTCGGCTCCATCCCTCCTCACCGCGCGCTCCCCGGCCATGGCAGCGAGGCcggccctcccctcccctccccgcgccATCCCCCTCCCTGTTGGCCGTCCACGAGCCGTCCATGACAGAACGGCGCACGGCGAGGCTGGCGCCCAAACGCGGCAGTGGCCCGTgaagggccatggcggcgggagacccgcgcggggccatggcggcggccgccgtgctCCGCACCGGAACCCTGCAGCGAGGCAacgccgagctccgcctccaCGCGCAGTCAACGAGACCAGCAGCAGCGAATACCTCCGCTTTGGGAGtccggcggccggatccgccctAAACCTCGGCGGATCTACGCCTTCCTTGGCCGGATCTGCTTCAGCGCACTCCCCTttcctgcagccgccgccgtcacgcACGCCGGCTTATggctgcggccgcggccgctgtCAAGCGCGCCGGCTGCGTCCTCCGGCCACCGCCCTCACCCGCGCCGGTTGCGGCCTCCGGCGGCCGTCGTGCCCCGCAGCCGGAGCCTCCCAAGAGTGGCCCCGCGGCTGCTGCCTCACAAGATCCGCTCCATCCCTCGCGGATCCGCCCGCTATCGCGCGCGCTGGTCTGATTCCTGGCTTCCTCCTCAGCGCCTTGTTCGACGTTGTGGTCTTCTTCCTCAGCGGCCTGTCTGCCGTCCGCCATTGCTGTCCGCCCAGAACTCCTGAATCTCAG GTTGAAACTAATGGTCAGGTTGTACCTGGGCCTGAATATGAAAGTCCTAACCTGAATGGCTCCATTGGAACCTCCTCTCCTCAGGAGCACCTGACAG GTATTCTGCTTCTACCACCAGCACAGCATTGCTCAAACGAACTACCTTTCCTGCATTTTAG ACCACCAAAGCAGATTTGGGAGGTAGTACTCCCATGCTGTTCAAGACATTTACAG GTAAGGAATTGCTGGATTCGAGCGCCAAG AATCAAAGCAAGGAAAAAAAGACTGCCATTCTACTGTATTTGA
- the LOC120712218 gene encoding translation initiation factor IF-2-like isoform X13 → MAARSHPPSLPGALPACVSSAPSLLTARSPAMAARPALPSPPRAIPLPVGRPRAVHDRTAHGEAGAQTRQWPVKGHGGGRPARGHGGGRRAPHRNPAARQRRAPPPRAVNETSSSEYLRFGSPAAGSALNLGGSTPSLAGSASAHSPFLQPPPSRTPAYGCGRGRCQARRLRPPATALTRAGCGLRRPSCPAAGASQEWPRGCCLTRSAPSLADPPAIARAGLIPGFLLSALFDVVVFFLSGLSAVRHCCPPRTPESQVETNGQVVPGPEYESPNLNGSIGTSSPQEHLTDHQSRFGR, encoded by the exons ATGGCGGCGCGCAGccatcctccctccctccccggcgCGCTGCCGGCCTGCGTGAGCTCGGCTCCATCCCTCCTCACCGCGCGCTCCCCGGCCATGGCAGCGAGGCcggccctcccctcccctccccgcgccATCCCCCTCCCTGTTGGCCGTCCACGAGCCGTCCATGACAGAACGGCGCACGGCGAGGCTGGCGCCCAAACGCGGCAGTGGCCCGTgaagggccatggcggcgggagacccgcgcggggccatggcggcggccgccgtgctCCGCACCGGAACCCTGCAGCGAGGCAacgccgagctccgcctccaCGCGCAGTCAACGAGACCAGCAGCAGCGAATACCTCCGCTTTGGGAGtccggcggccggatccgccctAAACCTCGGCGGATCTACGCCTTCCTTGGCCGGATCTGCTTCAGCGCACTCCCCTttcctgcagccgccgccgtcacgcACGCCGGCTTATggctgcggccgcggccgctgtCAAGCGCGCCGGCTGCGTCCTCCGGCCACCGCCCTCACCCGCGCCGGTTGCGGCCTCCGGCGGCCGTCGTGCCCCGCAGCCGGAGCCTCCCAAGAGTGGCCCCGCGGCTGCTGCCTCACAAGATCCGCTCCATCCCTCGCGGATCCGCCCGCTATCGCGCGCGCTGGTCTGATTCCTGGCTTCCTCCTCAGCGCCTTGTTCGACGTTGTGGTCTTCTTCCTCAGCGGCCTGTCTGCCGTCCGCCATTGCTGTCCGCCCAGAACTCCTGAATCTCAG GTTGAAACTAATGGTCAGGTTGTACCTGGGCCTGAATATGAAAGTCCTAACCTGAATGGCTCCATTGGAACCTCCTCTCCTCAGGAGCACCTGACAG ACCACCAAAGCAGATTTGGGAGGTAG